Part of the Intestinibacillus sp. Marseille-P6563 genome is shown below.
AAGGCTGAATGGTATGCCAAGCATGTGATTTGCCCCGATTGCCGCATGCAAGCCGCGATCAGCAAATGGAACACAACCTGCCAAAGTTCCACAGCTTTCCCCCAACCGGTTTCTAACTACGTCCATAAATAACATCCCTTTTGCTCTCTCCCTCTTGCCTCGCACTTCAAAAACCCCGGAGAGCAAAAAAATAACACCGTCCTTATAAAAAGCGTCCCCCATCCCAACCCTTTTTATTGGGGACGGTATCAGGAGCGAAATCCTGAAAAAACACATCCGGTTTGCCGTTGTAGGCGCCGGATGTGTTTTTTTGCGCGGAAATATAAAAATGGCCGGACCTTGCGAAGATCCAGCCACTTTTCTGTCATCGACTGAGTGCGCCGAGCACCATGCAGATGACCAAAAATACGGCGGCCAGCACCGCGCAAGAACGCGCGAGATGGCTGAACCGTTCTCCGGCCTGCTTGGCCTCGGAAGAATTTTCCCGTTGGGCCTGCCCATCCTTCATTCCGATGCGGAATTGGAAAAACACGGTCAGCACAGCAAACAGTGCAAACAGACCCAGGGTTGCATATTGCAGCGTGCGCATCTTACAGCAGGTTGAGCGCAACGGCCAGCACGACAAACAGGATGCCGACGCCGGTGGTGATGCGGCTCAGGGTCGACTGCATGCCGTGTGCCTTCTTGGAACCAAAGAATGTTTCCGCGCCGCCGGCGATCGTACCGGACAGGCCCTGGGATGCGCCTTCCTGCAACAGGATGGTCACGATCAGGAACAGGCAAGCGAGCACTTCCACAACGCTCATGACAATGTGAAGGGTATCCATAGCTTTTCCAAACCTCCGCTTCTTTTTGATTTTTGTGTTCTAACAAAGCCCGGATGGGCATGATGTGCGTACATGTTATCATAGCACACCCGGCCGCCGATTGCAAGCAATTTTGCATAAATCCGAGCAAAACGGGAAAAATGTAACCGTTTACACCAGTTTTTTGATCAAATCTCGCAGCGGTCCGCCCATGCGGTTGACATGGATCTTGCCCCGCCCGAGATCGACCAGCGCGACCCGTACCGAGGACCAGCCCGACTGGGGTGCGCTGTATCGCAGTTCGCTGGCGCGGCTTTTCAGCTTTTTGGCCGCCGCCGGGTCCACTTCCCCGGCTACTAAAATCAGGCTGACCATGGAAAATTCATGCGTCGGGTCAGCGGGAACGATCTCTTTTTGCAGGCCGCGCGCAAATTCCCACCATTCCTCCAGGGCAGCCAGGTCCATCACCGGTACGGCATAGACCAGCCGGAACTCATGGCAATGCGTGACTTGTTTGGTCGGCATCAGGCCCATGAGTTTTTTCTTTTCCGAGGTGGAAAATTCCGCCGAAAGCGCCGCGATGCGGCCATTGTATTCGGTCATGCGGGTGCAGGTGAACTGTGCCGGCAGCGATTGCTCGACCCGGTTGCAAAATTCAACGAAAGATTCGGAAAAATTGGGTAACATGGCGTGTTCTCCTTATAGATCGGCCGGATATTCCCCGGCTTCGGTCATGGCCGCAAGCGCCGCCTGCACGGTGGGCTTGTCCTCACGGTAGGTCACACCGAACCAGCGGGCATCCGTGGTCAGCAGACGGGCGGTCGCCTTGCCGTTCTGGATGAGGGCATCCACGGCCGACGGCAGATAAAACTCGCCTTTTTCCGGGTTGCTCGGCAGCTTCTCGGCAAAGAACTCATGCAGCATGGTGGTCAGTTCGCCGAGGAACGAGGGCGTAAAGCCCCAAAGGTTCATCGATACTGGAGTGCCGTCCGCGATTTCGCCGGTCGTATCGCCTTCGGAAAAATGAATCACTCCGTCCTCGCTCCGGGCGATGGCCGTGCGCTCGACGATCGAGCACAAAAAGCCGTTTTGGTCGGCCTGGCAGACCCCACGGGAAACCGTACCGTTGTCGGTCAGCGTGTTTTCGACCTTATAGCCGACCATGCAGTACCGATATTTGTCGTCGTCCACGGTCTTGGACAAGAAGTCGAACATCTTCTGGAATGCGTCAGCGCCATAGAAATCGTCGGCATTGATGACCGCAAAGGGCACGTCGAGCAGCGGCAGTGCGCACCATACGGCGTGGCCGGTGCCCAGCGGCTTGACGCGGCCTTCCGGGGCGGTCAGGCCGTCCGGCAGGTTATCCAGCGTCTGGAACACATAGTCGACCTGCATATAACGCCGGGCCTTGGCGCCAATGGCCTGCTCAAAGGCATCTTTGAGTTCGGGCTTGATGATGAAGATGACGCGCGAAAAACCTGCGCGGTAAGCGTCATAAATGGAATAATCCAGAATGATCTGGCCGTTTGGTCCGAGCGGGTCGATCTGTTTCAGGCCGCCGTAACGCGAACCCATGCCCGCAGCCATAACAACGAGCGCCGGGGTATTGTTCATGAGGATCCCTCCAGTTTGGTCAAACAAAATGCGGCCTGCCCGCAGAAACGGGCCAGCTGAAAAAAGGAAAAATTTGTTTTGTAAAATGTGTGGACATTTTGGTGTATGTTCTAGTGCTATTATAATCGATTTTGGAGCCCCTGACAAGCGCTGTCCGGCAAAATGGCAACAAAAGAAAGGGGTTAGCAAACCGGTTTTGGATAAAAGCAATGAAAATGCGCGTGCAGCGCGTCCGGAAAGCCGGATAGTGTTGTCAAAAGTACGCAAATGATATAAAATAAGAACGGAATAAACATATTAGGTGAAGGCAAAATTTTGATTTTGCAGGTTTTAGTTGTGAAGTGAGGTATGGAGTACCAATGCGAAGAACAAAAATCATTTGTACGCTGGGCCCGGCAACCGATCAGGGCGAAGTATTGAAGGACATGATGAAGGCGGGCATGAACGTGGCACGATTTAACTTTAGCCATGGCTCGCACGAAGAACACAAGGCTCGTATGGATATGGTCAAGGCCGCTCGCGCCGAGCTCGGTCTGCCCATCGGCATTATGCTGGACACCAAGGGCCCGGAGATCCGCACCAAGACTTACAAAGATGGTAAGATCGAGATCCAGGAAGGCCAGGAATTCACCCTGACCACCCGCGATATCGAAGGCGATAACACCATCGTTTCCATTTCGTATGAAGGCCTGCCGGCTGACGTGCAGGTTGGCACCCGGATTCTGATAGATGACGGTCTGGTTGCATTTGAAGTCATCGAAATCCGCGGCGGCACCGACATCGTTTGCCGTGCGCTCAATGGTGGCCCGCTGTCCAACCGCAAGTCGGTCAACGTACCGGGCATCAAGCTGAATATGCCCTACATTTCGGATAAGGACCGCGATGACGTTGTCTTTGGCTGCTCGCAGGGCATCGACTTTATCGCAGCTTCCTTCTGCCGCACCGCGCAGGACATGAAGGACCTGAAGGCGATCCTCAAGGAGCAGAACTGCGAAGACGTACAGATCATCGCAAAGATCGAGAATATGGAAGGCGTACGTAACATCGACGCCATCTTGGACGAAGTACAGGGCATCATGGTAGCCCGCGGCGACCTGGGCGTCGAAGTACCGTTTGAGGAGTTGCCGGAAATCCAGAAGTGCCTGATCAAGAAGTGCGTATCCCGCGGCAAGCGCGTCGTAACCGCAACCCAGATGCTCGAAAGCATGGCCAAGAACCCGCGTCCGACCCGCGCCGAAGTATCCGACGTTGCGAACGCCGTATACGACGGCACCAGCGCCATCATGCTGTCGGGCGAAACTTCGGTCGGTAAGTATCCGGTGCAGACCGTGCAGACCATGAGCCGCATCGCGGAGAACGCCGAAGCTAGCATTCACTATGATCGTCGTCGCATCACCCGTCCGGAGTTCATGGAAATGGAACTCATGGGCGATGTCAAGACCAATGCGATCGCACACGCCGTGTGCAACGCCGCAACCGACCTGGAGGCCAAGTGCATCGTGGCCTTCACCGAATCGGGTTCGACCGCACGTGCGGTATCCTGCCGCCGTCCGGGCAAGCTGATCGTCGGCGCAACCCCGTCGGAAAAGACCTTCCACCGTCTGACCATGTCCTGGGGCGTTATCCCCTGCCTGGTTGGCCGTCCGTCCAGCGGTACAGCACTGTATATGCAGGCAGTTCGCGGCGCGGTTGAGGCTATGAACGTCAAGGTGGGCGATGTCATCATCGTTACCGCCGGTATGCCGGTTGGTCGTGTCAGCTACACCAACACCATGCGCGTCATCCAGGTGACCGAGGATTTCATCAACCTCGCTTTTGAAGAATAAGCCATTTTGTCATCAAAAAGAGGCCAATTCTTTACAATTTGTTTAAAATTTCCGAGCGCATTGTGATAAAATACGAATAACGGATTTTGTCGGTCGCGCCGCCTGTTTTTCGGGCGGCGCGACCGTGTGCGTCTTACTCAAAAAGGGCTGGGTCTGGAGGAAGTATGTCATTTCGTAGATTGATGCGTATTGTGCGCCGCTGCCTGCTGCTGGCTGTGCTGACGACGCTGGCGATTACCGTCGGGCTGTTCGTCTATCGTTTTCTGTTTTCCTATACGTACGATAATTCGCTGGAAGGGTTGTCGGATGAGGATTTGGCCGTCAGTGCCAAACCGGCATCGGGCATTACCAACATCGCCTTGTTTGGTATCGATACCCGGCCGGATGAGCCGACCCGGTCGGACTGTATGATGGTCATGTCGGTCAACGCCGATACGGGCACCATCAAGCTGATTTCCCTCATGCGTGACAGCGAAGTCGAGATCGAAGGCCATGGCACCCAGAAATTAT
Proteins encoded:
- the secG gene encoding preprotein translocase subunit SecG produces the protein MDTLHIVMSVVEVLACLFLIVTILLQEGASQGLSGTIAGGAETFFGSKKAHGMQSTLSRITTGVGILFVVLAVALNLL
- a CDS encoding nucleotidyltransferase family protein, encoding MNNTPALVVMAAGMGSRYGGLKQIDPLGPNGQIILDYSIYDAYRAGFSRVIFIIKPELKDAFEQAIGAKARRYMQVDYVFQTLDNLPDGLTAPEGRVKPLGTGHAVWCALPLLDVPFAVINADDFYGADAFQKMFDFLSKTVDDDKYRYCMVGYKVENTLTDNGTVSRGVCQADQNGFLCSIVERTAIARSEDGVIHFSEGDTTGEIADGTPVSMNLWGFTPSFLGELTTMLHEFFAEKLPSNPEKGEFYLPSAVDALIQNGKATARLLTTDARWFGVTYREDKPTVQAALAAMTEAGEYPADL
- the pyk gene encoding pyruvate kinase → MRRTKIICTLGPATDQGEVLKDMMKAGMNVARFNFSHGSHEEHKARMDMVKAARAELGLPIGIMLDTKGPEIRTKTYKDGKIEIQEGQEFTLTTRDIEGDNTIVSISYEGLPADVQVGTRILIDDGLVAFEVIEIRGGTDIVCRALNGGPLSNRKSVNVPGIKLNMPYISDKDRDDVVFGCSQGIDFIAASFCRTAQDMKDLKAILKEQNCEDVQIIAKIENMEGVRNIDAILDEVQGIMVARGDLGVEVPFEELPEIQKCLIKKCVSRGKRVVTATQMLESMAKNPRPTRAEVSDVANAVYDGTSAIMLSGETSVGKYPVQTVQTMSRIAENAEASIHYDRRRITRPEFMEMELMGDVKTNAIAHAVCNAATDLEAKCIVAFTESGSTARAVSCRRPGKLIVGATPSEKTFHRLTMSWGVIPCLVGRPSSGTALYMQAVRGAVEAMNVKVGDVIIVTAGMPVGRVSYTNTMRVIQVTEDFINLAFEE